The following proteins are encoded in a genomic region of Anabas testudineus chromosome 13, fAnaTes1.2, whole genome shotgun sequence:
- the tsr1 gene encoding pre-rRNA-processing protein TSR1 homolog, whose translation MVKMAANGEKQQGHRAGIYKQKNKGHKHGKHRTKGEIERENKGRVSVMGLTKKQRKEQRKMDRRHKASQLRRNKKDMVLTEKRRLGTRDGPPHLVAVVSLHAAVDAGAVTKLLREEGAGGVVHEERCISGISDSFGLILPRFKQRFTFLSQNTADMHSLLDVTKIADSLVFVLDSTEGWDSYGEHCLSCLFAQGLPSHALVCQGVSDLPVKKRVESRRALSKIVEVRFPDARLFPLDTEQDATLLLRHLGTQRQRKLGFRSRRPHLLAQRVTFTPNSPAEGTGVGPTGLGTLCVSGYVRGRPLRADRLVHISGHGDFQLSQIDAPSDPLPLNLTTPRPAKPCKAADVDMMDGGEEEPPIRVLMKADPSCRESLQTEAEVDAMDGEQTWPTESELQEAEEARKKKRVMKVPKGTSDYQATWIVEDDEDEENREMDEQYSDEEDDDDDDDDDMLDEAMDGEDEENSSQDPGSGCEEEQEEEEEEEVRSTERAGADQRYDEQMDEAAEEEGLKRYREARANEMFPDEVDTPLDTAARIRFQRYRGLKSFRSSPWDPMENLPINYSRIFQFQSYERTRRRTLAEAAADEEGAMVGWYVTLHIIDVPFSVMESVQSGRPLVLVSLLPHEQKMSVMHLLVRRHPSNTEPIKSKEELVFHCGYRRFRASPIFSQHTSADKHKMERFLRPDAPTVVSVYAPITFSPAGVLLFKQRSDGIQDLVATGSLLSCDPQRVVLKRIVLSGHPFKINRRSAVVRYMFFNRDDIMWFKPVELRTKWGRRGHIKEALGTHGHMKCVFDNQLRSQDTVLMNLYKRVYPRWTYDPYVPLPLPWVKREETVDMDDLDME comes from the exons ATGGTGAAAATGGCTGCGAATGGGGAAAAACAACAGGGCCACAGAGCCGGcatatataaacagaaaaataaaggacACAAACATGGCAAGCATCGGACGAAAGGCGAAattgaaagagaaaacaaag GGAGAGTATCTGTGATGGGCCTTACcaaaaaacagaggaaggagcAAAGGAAGATGGACAGAAGGCACAAAGCCAGCCAGCTGCGCAGGAATAAGAAAGACATG GTCCTGACAGAAAAGCGACGTCTAGGAACCAGGGACGGCCCCCCTCATTTGGTTGCCGTAGTGTCACTCCATGCTGCAGTTGATGCTGGTGCTGTTACCAAACTGCTCCGTGAGGAGGGTGCTGGGGGTGTTGTACATGAGGAGCGGTGCATCAGTGGCATCAGTGACAGCTTTGGGCTGATCCTGCCCCGTTTTAAACAAAGGTTCACCTTTCTAAGCCAAAACACAG CTGACATGCACTCCCTGCTGGATGTGACAAAGATTGCAGATAGCCTAGTATTTGTACTGGACTCTACTGAGGGTTGGGACAGCTATGGAGAACACTGTCTCTCCTGCCTCTTTGCTCAAGGTCTCCCCAGTCATG CCTTGGTGTGTCAGGGTGTGTCTGACCTTCCTGTTAAGAAGAGGGTTGAGTCCAGGAGAGCTCTGTCAAAGATCGTGGAGGTCCGATTTCCTGATGCCCGTCTCTTCCCTTTGGATACGGAGCAGGACGCCACTCTGCTTCTGAGACACTTGGGCacgcagagacagagaaagctTGGTTTCCGATCCAGACGCCCCCATCTTTTGGCCCAGCGTGTCACTTTTACACCCAACAGCCCTGCTGAGGGGACGGGCGTTGGACCCACGGGCCTCGGCACTCTCTGCGTCTCTGGGTATGTGCGTGGCCGTCCTTTACGGGCTGACAGACTTGTGCACATCAGTGGACATGGAGACTTTCAGCTCAGTCAGATTGATGCTCCATCAGACCCTCTTCCCCTCAACCTAACAACACCCAGACCAGCAAAGCCTTGCAAGGCGGCAGATGTTGACATGATG gatggaggagaagaagagccCCCGATTCGGGTGCTCATGAAAGCAGACCCGTCCTGCCGGGAGAGTCTGCAGACAGAGGCTGAGGTGGATGCCATGGACGGAGAGCAGACTTGGCCAACAGAATCCGAGCTGCAGGAGGCTGAAG AGGCCAGGAAGAAGAAGCGTGTCATGAAGGTCCCAAAAGGAACATCAGACTACCAGGCAACCTGGATAGTAGAGGACGATGAAGacgaggagaacagagagatggatgaacagtacagtgatgaggaggacgatgacgacgacgacgacgacgacatGTTGGATGAGGCCATGgatggagaggatgaagagaatAGCTCTCAG GACCCAGGATCAGGCTGCgaagaggaacaggaggaggaggaggaggaagaggtgcgTTCCACAGAGCGAGCCGGAGCAGATCAGCGCTATGACGAGCAAATGGACGaggctgcagaagaagaaggccTGAAACGCTACCGCGAGGCTCGAGCCAACGAGATGTTTCCAGACGAGGTGGACACACCGCTCGACACAGCGGCTAGGATCAG GTTCCAGCGCTACAGGGGCTTAAAAAGTTTCCGCTCCTCGCCCTGGGACCCCATGGAGAATTTACCCATCAACTACTCACGAATCTTCCAGTTCCAGAGCTACGAGCGCACACGCCGCCGCACACTGGCTGAGGCTGCAGCCGACGAGGAGGGAGCCATG GTGGGCTGGTATGTTACACTCCACATCATTGACGTACCTTTTTCTGTGATGGAGAGCGTCCAGTCAGGCCGACCTCTGGTGTTGGTGTCCCTCTTACCCCATGAACAAAAG ATGTCAGTGATGCACCTCTTAGTGAGGAGACATCCCAGCAACACAGAGCCGATCAAATCTAAAGAGGAGCTGGTGTTCCACTGTGGATATAGGAGGTTCAGAGCATCTCCCATCTTCTCTCAGCACACCTCAG CTGACAAGCATAAGATGGAGCGCTTCCTCAGGCCAGATGCCCCCACCGTGGTGTCGGTGTATGCTCCCATCACCTTCTCCCCTGCAGGAGTCCTGCTCTTCAAACAAAGAAGTGACG gCATCCAGGACCTGGTGGCCACAGGCAGCCTGCTCAGCTGTGACCCTCAGCGCGTTGTGCTGAAGAGGATTGTACTGAGCGGACACCCGTTCAAAATCAACCGTCGCTCCGCAGTTGTCCGCTACATGTTCTTTAATAGAG ATGACATCATGTGGTTCAAACCAGTGGAGCTGCGAACAAAGTGGGGTCGGAGAGGCCACATCAAAGAGGCTTTGG gaACACACGGTCACATGAAGTGTGTATTTGACAATCAGCTGCGCTCTCAAGACACAGTCCTGATGAATTTGTACAAGAGGGTGTATCCTCGCTGGACGTACGACCCCTACGTGCCCCTGCCTCTACCCTGGGTCAAGAGAGAGGAAACGGTGGACATGGATGACTTGGACATGGAGTAG